TCCCCAATAACGGCGCCAATAGTGGCAACGGAAACTCCTACTTTAAGGCCGGCAAAAAAGTAGGGTAAAGCCCAGGGCCAGTAGAGATAACGAAGCCTTTTGGGAAAAGATGCTCCCATAAGGGTAAAGAGTTTATCGTAGTCTGAGTCGCAACTCTTAAACCCTTCCAGCAAGTTGACAGTTATAGGAAAGAAGATAATGAGGGCTGCCATACAGACTTTGCTCCAGATTCCGTATCCTAGCCAAATTATCAGTAGAGGCGCTAAAGCGAAGACAGGTATAGCTTGAGAAGCTATCAAGAGGGGGGAGAGAGCTTGTTCCACCAAAGGTGAGGCAAACATGAGTATGGACATGGGAATAGCCACGATGACTGAGAGGGCAACTCCTAAAAGGATTTCGAAACACGTGATTAGTGCGTGATGAGCTAAAAGTGGAGCCTGAAAAATAGCTACGGAGACAATACGCGACGGGGCTGGAAGTATAAAGGCAGGAATCTGGATAGTTCTGCAGAGAACCTCCCATATTCCTATTAGCAGGAAGAGTAATACACATGAAGCGATTCGACCTTTCATTGTATTCCTCCTGCTTCCAACTCATTGAGAATGCGACATCTCAATGTCTCTATAGATGGGGCCATCGAATCACAGAGAGTAGGACGACATATGTGAATAGTATCTTGAACTCTCATGGGGCTGGCAGTGAGAACAATAATGTCATCGGCGAGAGCAAGAGCTTCATCTATATCGTGAGATATCATCAATACTGTTTTCCCATATTGATTCTTGAGCATGGCTAAATAAGTTTGGAGACCACGTCTTGTGATAGCATCCAGAGCAGAAAGAGGCTCGTCTAAAAGAACTATTTCCCTTTCGAACATAAGGGTTCGAATAAGAGCGCATCTTTGTCTCATCCCTCCTGATACAGATTGAGGAAGATACAATTCAAAACCCCCTAACCCAAAGTGCGAGAAAAGCTCATGGGCTCTTTGATGTTCAGTAGGACCCTTTTTGCCAGCGAGCAAAGAGGGAAGCAGAGCATTTTCCAAGAGGGAGAGCCAGGGAAGGAGTAGGTCTTTTTGTTGCATATAGGCTGCTTTAGTGCCAAGATGAGTAAGCTGTTCCCCTTCCCACTCTATAGAGCCACTGTCGCGAGGAAGTATCCCTGTCAATATGTCAAAAAGAGTAGTTTTCCCGCACCCTGATGGCCCGATGAGGACTGAGAAACTCTTTTGAGGCAAAACCATATTGAACCCTTCTATAACAGAAAGGTTGTTAAAGCGTTTATTCAGGTTTTGTATGCGAAGCATTTGTCACTGGTTAATATGCGAGAGCCTTTTCCAAACCATATAAGTTACGAGAATGCTCAACGCCAAATTAGGTACCATATAACTGCTGTTATAAACGATTGAATAGAGCCAGACATTTGTCCCTTCAGGGGCATAACTCCCGAAAAAAACGACTCCCGAAAGCACGTGACAGATAAGGCGACCACAACTTCCTAACGTTAAACCAGCCCACAGCGGTTTACGTATAAGTGCGGCAATACCTAATACCCCAAAAGCTAATGGATAGTCAAGAAGAGCTTGAATTGGATGCACCACATATCCACCAAGCAGAAGTTGAACTAATCCAGCTACAAAACCTGCTCCTACTCCCCATTTAACGCCGTGACGAAGCGCAAAAAGCAACAACGGGATATTTTCCAGTGTCACCGATCCCCCTTGAGGCATTCGCCATAGCTTTAAATGAGAAAAAGCTACAGTCATGGCTACTGCCAAGGCTCCTTCAACCAATACTCGAGTTTTAGTACGCATGAACTTTTCCTCCTTGTGTGTCTGCCGGAGGAAGGAAGGGAGTAACTTGTCGGAATATTTCTCTAGACTTCCCTTCGCCGGCATGACCCGGATCAGGTTCTAGGGGTCGAGACCTCTCGTCTCCTCTCAGCCGGTTTACGCCGACTCCCCCAGTACTTTATTATCTTCATTTTGACCCTAGAAAGTGGCTTTGTCAAATCAGGAAGAGAAAAACAATATAATATATAATAAAAAAACGATAGAGATTTTTCAGGGTGAGAGCTTTGATACCAGTTTCTTAAAAGGATGTAAAAAAGCAAATGTGATGAGGCATGTTTCTCTTGCTTTTAATTGAGGCGAAAGAGGTGTGTGATGTCTAGAGAAACTCTATTTGCAGAAGGAAGCTTTGGTGATAAAAAAGTTTCCCTAAATTATGTTCCGTCGAAGGTCCCATCTCGCCAAGTGTTGATCCTTTTTCATGGGGTTCATGGATGTGCTTCTCTTCAAGAAGGAAATAAATATGCTGTCCTTGCGAATATGCTCTCTTCATTGGATATTTCTATTTATTTGACAGAAACGAGTCGTATTCGTCACGATAGAGAGACTTTCGGAGAAAACAGAGACCAATGGGCTATTGCAGCTTTTTCGGGAAAAACATATGCAATGGATCTTTTCGATGCATGTTCAGCTTTTCAATTTGTGGAAAGGCGACATCCTGAAGCAGAAATATATCTTTGGGGGTTTTCCTTAGGGGGACTTCATTCCATTATGATAGCAGGGGATGGGTACATATCGATGCTGCAAGGCTCGAATATGCATGCTCCTCTTTTACAAAAGAAACCTTCAGGCCTTATCCTTTCCGGAAGTGGCGACGGAATAAGAGTCGACAAAGCGAAAGAAGCATTTAAACTTCCTATTTTGGACACAGTAGGAAGTCAGCAAAAACTGCTTTATTCTGCTTCTCATATTGACCGAGGATGGGCTGTTTGTTTCTATGGGGATGAAGACTTGACTTTCAGCGAGAGAGCATGTCGTCGCCTTTGCGGGGCTATTGCTGTACGGGATAAAGAGTTCATTATTATTCCAGGGGCAGATCATTCTTTTAGAAAGCTTCATGGGATCCCTTCTATTAAACCGTTGCAGATGATGACGTCTCATATTGCCAAACGCTTTTCAACTCCATATCAATTTCCCCATGGCCAGGGTAAATGAAGTTCGAATATGTGCTCTAACGTAGGTGCGGCTAAAAGCGCAATGATTCCTCCCAGAGCAAGGAAGGGGACAAAAGGGATCGGTTGCTTTTTATGAACTTTACGGGCTAAAAGTAAAAACGAAGCAATGAGTCCACCGCAAAAAAATCCAATATAAAGAGAACAGAGAGTGAGCTTTGTACCTAATCCCATGCCAATTCCTCCCATGAGCTTAATATCCCCTTGCCCGACGCCCCCTTTGCTGAACAATCGGATTGCTCCCATTATACCTACACCTATACCTGCTCCCAATATGCCGTCGATGAAGGCCGTCTTGCCTCCTAGAATACGTATTGCAAAAGCTGAAAGAGCCATGAGGAAAGGAATAACATCAAATACATATCCGCTATATAGATCGGTGAGAGCGGTGAAAAAAAGGCATGATCCTATTAAAAAGGCCAATAAAAGAGAGAGAGAAAAATGCCAAACTAAATAGAACCCAGTCATCATGATTAAAAAGATTCCTCCAGAAATCAACGGCCGGGAAAAAAAATGTTGAATTCCCAGAGTTTCTTCAAGACGCACGTTTTGTGTTATGTTTTGAGCTTTATGTTCAAGAAAAACGCCACAAGAAAAAGAGAACACAAGAAAAAGAATCATAAATAGTAAATTCATTTTGCCTCCACATATAAGTTCTTTTTAAATAATTGGAAATAGTGCCTATATATCGTTTATAATATTATCATTATCGACCCTAAAGGGGGGATAGCTATGAAAAAAATACTTGTTGCTGTGGATTTAAGCAAGGTTTCGGAGGAAGTTTTTGCTTATGGTTGTTCTTTAGCCCTCCGTCTTGGTGTTCATGCGACATTTATTCACGTCATGCCTCACCCTACCTTATGGAAGGGATATGAACCATGGTTGCCTCCTGAAATTGATATGGAAATCTCAGAGATAGCCAAGAAAAAACTTGAATATTATTTCAAGAAGGCAAAGGAGAAGCTTCCAGAACTTGCAAATGTTGATCTTGATATGGTGGTGAAAGAAGGGAGCCCTTCTGATGTTATTATTGACTTTGCAAAGCAGGGAGATTACAACTTAATTGTGATAGGGTACCGAGGGCAAAGCACCATCGAAAGGCTTGTAGTAGGAAGCACGGCTGCCAATGTGGCTCGCTATGCTCATTGTTCCGTGCTTATTTATCGTCCTGGCCTTGAAATTTTCTAGAGAAGCGGGGGTACCCCCGCTTCTTCTTTTCCTAAGGTTTCCTTCCCTTTTCTCCGTATCGTTCCTGACCATATGTTCGTGTTGTCTCTGTCGATGTGGAGCGACGTTTCCCTTCGTCTAGGTTTTTTTGAAATTCTTTCAAAAGTCGCTCTCTTTTTTTCTGTTCTTCTTCCTCAGAGCTAACATTACGTTCAATGTATTTCAGATCGATGAGCGCTTGAATATAACGAATATCTACCCCAACTTCTTCAGCAAGTTCTTCAGCATTGTACTCTTGAGAGGCATGATCCCTCAAAAATTCCCTGACGCGAGGATAGAGGTCATCAAGCTCTTCAAGGCACTGGGGGCAGACTTTTCCGCTATTGGAAGTGAACACCTTTCCACACAGCTTACATGTTATAAGATGCACGGAACGATTTCCCCCTTTTCTTTTTATTAAAAAGTCCCCATAATAATATCTTATAAGAATTGTACCTTAAAACCTTGATTTTAGAGAGAGGAAAGTGGCAATTTGAGTTTTCTTTGTTAAGATTAGTAACATTGCATTAGTATATATAAAGTCATTTGAAACATTATTAATATCTATAGTAATTATAAGTTTAACAAAGGAGGTCTGTCCAATGAAAGTCACCGTTGTAGATCACATTGGTATTGCGGTGAAAAGTATTGAAGAGTCGCTTAAGATATGGGAAAGTACCTTGGGAATTAAGTGTATAGGAATAGAAGAGGTGACAGATCAAAAGGTTAAAACGGCTTTTTTACCTATTAAAGATACGGAAATAGAACTTTTAGAGCCGACGGAAGATGAAAGCCCTATTGCTAAATTTATAGAAAAACGTGGCGAAGGAATTCACCATATAGCTCTAAGAGTAGAAAACGTAGAAGAAGCTTTGGCTGAATTGAAAGAAAAAGGCGTTCGGCTTATTGATGAAAAACCGAGGTGTGGTGCAGGAGGAGCAAAAATAGCATTTGTTCATCCTAAAGCTACAGGTGGCATTTTACTCGAACTTTCTGAACGATAAAGGAGAAGTGAGCGATGACGAATCGCAGCATAGATGAATTGTGTTCATTACTTGAAGCGAAGCGCAAGGAGGCCTCACTAGGAGGCGGTCCGAAAGCCATAGGGAAGCAGCGCGAGAAGGGGAAGGGTATAGCGCGAGAGCGTCTCTCGGCTCTTCTGGATCCGGGCACCTTTGTTGAGCTTGACGAATTTGTGACACACCGTTGCCATCGTTTTGGTCTTGAGGAGAAACAGACTCTCGGCGACGGAGTGGTGACAGGGTATGGGGAGATAGAGGGGCGCCGTGTTTACGTGTTCAGCCAGGACTTCACCGTTCTAGGTGGCAGTCTTGGCGAAATGCATGCTGAAAAGATCTGCAAGGTCATGGACCTGGCATTGAAGAGTGGATCTCCATGCATAGGGATCAACGACAGCGGCGGCGCTCGAATTCAGGAAGCAGTAGATGCCCTGAACGGCTACGGGAAGATTTTTTACCGGAACACCATCTCTAGCGGAGTCATACCCCAGCTTTCTGTGATCATGGGTCCCACAGCCGGAGGAGCCGTTTACAGCCCCGCTCTGACCGACTATATTTTCATGGTAGAGAAGACAGGCATCATGCACATCACAGGGCCAGCTGTCATCAAGGCTGTCACAGGCGAGGAAGTGACGAGCGAAGAGCTAGGCGGCTCACTGGCCCACAACGCCAAGAGCGGGAATGCCCACTTCACGGCGTCGAGCGAAGAGGAATGCTTTGCCCAGGTTCGGAAGCTGCTGAGCTACCTTCCGAGCAACAACGTGGAGGAAGCGCCGTGGAAAGAGACGGGAGACGATCCTCTTCGCCTGGTTCCAGACCTTCGCACCGTAGTTCCCACGAACCCGAACAAAGGGTATCGGGTCCACGACGTGATCGGACAGGTTGTTGACGATGGCGATTTTTTTGAAGTCCAGCCGCTTTGGGCTCCGAACATGGTCGTGGGATACGGTCGAATTGGCGGTCAGGTGATAGGGATCATAGCGAACCAGGCAGCCAACATGGCAGGCTGTCTCGACATAAACGCGTCAGACAAGGCGAGCCGGTTCATTCGCCACTGCGACGCCTTCAACATTCCCATGGTCACCTTTGTCGATGTCCCCGGCTACCTTCCCGGAACGGAACAGGAATGGGGAGGCATCATTCGCCACGGTGCGAAACTGCTGTATGCCTACAGTGAAGCTACGGTTCCCATGGTCACAGTAGTTCTCCGGAAGGCCTATGGGGGCGCCTACCTGGGCATGTGCTCGAAAGCCTTGGGAGCCGACATGGTTCTAGCATGGCCTCAGGCTGAGATAGCGGTTATGGGAGCAGAAGGGGCAGCGAACATAGTCTTCCGCAAAGAGATAGAAGGGTCTGAAGACCAGATGGCGGAGCGGAACCGTAAGATTGAGGAATACCGCGAGGCCTTTGCGAACCCCTACGTAGCGGCGGAGCGTGGCTATGTAGACCGAGTGATTCTGCCGGAAGAGACGCGGCGAGAAATCTACCTGGCTCTTCAGGGGACGGCGAACAAGCGAGAACTTCGTCCGAGACGGAAACACGGCGTAATGCCTCACTAAGACGGGAGGATGGAGAGACGTGGATCTGCATACATATTTTGAGACAGGGATCAAAGGTCCCATCACCTTGGCTCTCATCGCCTTTTCGGCGGTATTTCTGGTTCTTGGCGGTTTGACCGCCATCATCTACGCCATAAAATATATGGGTGGAGCGAAGAAGTCGCCGAAAGCACCCACGCCGCCGCCAGGGCCGACACAGCCGGTGGCGGCGTCGCCAGCGCCGACATCAGCTCCGGCGCCAGTATCGGAGCATCCTCGCGGCCACCTCATAGCGGCCATTACAGGGGCATTGCTAGCGTCAGGAGAAGGGGCGTGCCGCATTACATCCATCAGGGCAGAGCGAGGGATACGGCGTCCATCACCGAGCTTGTGGAGGACCAGCGCCATCATGGAAGGGCTGGACAGCCTCAACAATCAGACCTGGTCTGGGCGGTAGCATCCGGCAGGCCTGAATGGAAGACATGACATTACACCATGTGGAGGGGAAAAAGACCAATGAGCAAAACCTATAGAGTAACAGTAGATGGAACGAGTTATGTAGTGGAAGTGGAAGATCTTGGCGAGACCGCGGTTTCGGCAGCAGCGCCGGTAGCAACGCCAACACCAGCTCCATTGCCAGCACCCGCACCGACGCCAGTAGTGGTAGCTCCAGCCCCAGCGCCAGTAGCGGCAACTCCAGCCCCGGCACCAGCACCGGCGGGAGGGACTATCGTCGCAGCTCCCATGCCTGGGAAGATCCTCAAGGTCAACGTAGCGACAGGAGCGTCAGTCCAGGCTGGAGACGTGCTCCTCATCCTGGAAGCCATGAAGATGGAAAATGAGATCATTGCATCATCGGCAGGAACTGTTCAGGAGATCCGGGCACGGGAAGGGGACAGCGTGAATACGGGAGATACCTTGGTGATCCTCGGCTAAGCCGGGGTGAGAGGACCCATTATGGGAATCTATTTAGACTCAGTAACAACAATCATTCATGCCTCGGGGTTCTTTGGCCTCACGTGGGGCAATATCGTCATGCTCTGCGTGTCTTTCATCATGCTCTACCTGGCCATAGTGAAAGGTTTCGAGCCGCTGCTTCTGGTCCCCATCGGTTTTGGCTGTCTGCTCGTGAACCTTCCCCTGTCTGGCATTATGGATGACGGAGGCTTTTTGAGGTATGTTTTTTTCGGGACAGAACATGAGATCTACCCTGTCATTATCTTTATGGGAATCGGAGCCCTCACCGACTTCGCCCCCCTTCTGGCCAACCCCATCACCTTCCTGCTGGGAGCGGCAGCTCAGCTGGGCGTCTTCATAGCCCTTTTCGGAGCGTTGCTGTTGGGTTTCAACGTGAAAGAAGCGGCCTCCATCGCTATTATCGGCGGAGCGGACGGTCCTACAAGCATTTACCTCACCGTGAAATTGGCGCCGCAGATCCTGGGGGCGGTGGCAGTGGCGGCCTATAGCTACATGTCTCTCGTGCCGCTCATCCAGCCGCCGGTGATCCGTCTCCTCACCACCAAGGCGGACCGGGCGATCCGCATGGATCAGCTTCGTCCCGTATCGAAGCTGGAACGAGTGTTGTTCCCCATCGTCTGCACTGTGGCTTCAGGACTCCTACTGCCTTCCTCCGTGCCCCTGATCGGGACCCTTATGTTCGGGAACCTGATCCGTGAGTGCGGCGTGACAGAGCGGCTGAGCCAGGCAGCTCAAAACGAGATTCTCAATGCCACCACCATCTTCCTGGGCCTGTCAGTGGGAGCCACTATGAGCGCCCAGCAGTTTCTCACCATAGGGACCATTAAAATCATTATCCTTGGCCTCGTCGCCTTCATCTTCAGTACGGCCGGAGGAGTGCTTTTCGGCCAGGTCATGAAGGTCATGAGCGGAGGAAAAGTCAACCCTATGATCGGGGCGGCAGGAGTATCGGCAGTACCCATGGCCGCCAGA
This portion of the Aminobacterium mobile DSM 12262 genome encodes:
- a CDS encoding OadG family protein, which encodes MDLHTYFETGIKGPITLALIAFSAVFLVLGGLTAIIYAIKYMGGAKKSPKAPTPPPGPTQPVAASPAPTSAPAPVSEHPRGHLIAAITGALLASGEGACRITSIRAERGIRRPSPSLWRTSAIMEGLDSLNNQTWSGR
- a CDS encoding acyl-CoA carboxylase subunit beta, whose amino-acid sequence is MTNRSIDELCSLLEAKRKEASLGGGPKAIGKQREKGKGIARERLSALLDPGTFVELDEFVTHRCHRFGLEEKQTLGDGVVTGYGEIEGRRVYVFSQDFTVLGGSLGEMHAEKICKVMDLALKSGSPCIGINDSGGARIQEAVDALNGYGKIFYRNTISSGVIPQLSVIMGPTAGGAVYSPALTDYIFMVEKTGIMHITGPAVIKAVTGEEVTSEELGGSLAHNAKSGNAHFTASSEEECFAQVRKLLSYLPSNNVEEAPWKETGDDPLRLVPDLRTVVPTNPNKGYRVHDVIGQVVDDGDFFEVQPLWAPNMVVGYGRIGGQVIGIIANQAANMAGCLDINASDKASRFIRHCDAFNIPMVTFVDVPGYLPGTEQEWGGIIRHGAKLLYAYSEATVPMVTVVLRKAYGGAYLGMCSKALGADMVLAWPQAEIAVMGAEGAANIVFRKEIEGSEDQMAERNRKIEEYREAFANPYVAAERGYVDRVILPEETRREIYLALQGTANKRELRPRRKHGVMPH
- the mce gene encoding methylmalonyl-CoA epimerase, with product MKVTVVDHIGIAVKSIEESLKIWESTLGIKCIGIEEVTDQKVKTAFLPIKDTEIELLEPTEDESPIAKFIEKRGEGIHHIALRVENVEEALAELKEKGVRLIDEKPRCGAGGAKIAFVHPKATGGILLELSER
- the thiT gene encoding energy-coupled thiamine transporter ThiT, which encodes MRTKTRVLVEGALAVAMTVAFSHLKLWRMPQGGSVTLENIPLLLFALRHGVKWGVGAGFVAGLVQLLLGGYVVHPIQALLDYPLAFGVLGIAALIRKPLWAGLTLGSCGRLICHVLSGVVFFGSYAPEGTNVWLYSIVYNSSYMVPNLALSILVTYMVWKRLSHINQ
- a CDS encoding ATP-binding cassette domain-containing protein, translated to MVLPQKSFSVLIGPSGCGKTTLFDILTGILPRDSGSIEWEGEQLTHLGTKAAYMQQKDLLLPWLSLLENALLPSLLAGKKGPTEHQRAHELFSHFGLGGFELYLPQSVSGGMRQRCALIRTLMFEREIVLLDEPLSALDAITRRGLQTYLAMLKNQYGKTVLMISHDIDEALALADDIIVLTASPMRVQDTIHICRPTLCDSMAPSIETLRCRILNELEAGGIQ
- a CDS encoding alpha/beta hydrolase — protein: MSRETLFAEGSFGDKKVSLNYVPSKVPSRQVLILFHGVHGCASLQEGNKYAVLANMLSSLDISIYLTETSRIRHDRETFGENRDQWAIAAFSGKTYAMDLFDACSAFQFVERRHPEAEIYLWGFSLGGLHSIMIAGDGYISMLQGSNMHAPLLQKKPSGLILSGSGDGIRVDKAKEAFKLPILDTVGSQQKLLYSASHIDRGWAVCFYGDEDLTFSERACRRLCGAIAVRDKEFIIIPGADHSFRKLHGIPSIKPLQMMTSHIAKRFSTPYQFPHGQGK
- a CDS encoding prepilin peptidase; its protein translation is MNLLFMILFLVFSFSCGVFLEHKAQNITQNVRLEETLGIQHFFSRPLISGGIFLIMMTGFYLVWHFSLSLLLAFLIGSCLFFTALTDLYSGYVFDVIPFLMALSAFAIRILGGKTAFIDGILGAGIGVGIMGAIRLFSKGGVGQGDIKLMGGIGMGLGTKLTLCSLYIGFFCGGLIASFLLLARKVHKKQPIPFVPFLALGGIIALLAAPTLEHIFELHLPWPWGN
- a CDS encoding universal stress protein, with amino-acid sequence MKKILVAVDLSKVSEEVFAYGCSLALRLGVHATFIHVMPHPTLWKGYEPWLPPEIDMEISEIAKKKLEYYFKKAKEKLPELANVDLDMVVKEGSPSDVIIDFAKQGDYNLIVIGYRGQSTIERLVVGSTAANVARYAHCSVLIYRPGLEIF
- a CDS encoding biotin/lipoyl-containing protein, with protein sequence MSKTYRVTVDGTSYVVEVEDLGETAVSAAAPVATPTPAPLPAPAPTPVVVAPAPAPVAATPAPAPAPAGGTIVAAPMPGKILKVNVATGASVQAGDVLLILEAMKMENEIIASSAGTVQEIRAREGDSVNTGDTLVILG
- a CDS encoding sodium ion-translocating decarboxylase subunit beta, coding for MGIYLDSVTTIIHASGFFGLTWGNIVMLCVSFIMLYLAIVKGFEPLLLVPIGFGCLLVNLPLSGIMDDGGFLRYVFFGTEHEIYPVIIFMGIGALTDFAPLLANPITFLLGAAAQLGVFIALFGALLLGFNVKEAASIAIIGGADGPTSIYLTVKLAPQILGAVAVAAYSYMSLVPLIQPPVIRLLTTKADRAIRMDQLRPVSKLERVLFPIVCTVASGLLLPSSVPLIGTLMFGNLIRECGVTERLSQAAQNEILNATTIFLGLSVGATMSAQQFLTIGTIKIIILGLVAFIFSTAGGVLFGQVMKVMSGGKVNPMIGAAGVSAVPMAARVVQRICQQENPGNFLLMHAMGPNVAGVIGTAVAAAVMLTLLG
- a CDS encoding ABC transporter permease translates to MKGRIASCVLLFLLIGIWEVLCRTIQIPAFILPAPSRIVSVAIFQAPLLAHHALITCFEILLGVALSVIVAIPMSILMFASPLVEQALSPLLIASQAIPVFALAPLLIIWLGYGIWSKVCMAALIIFFPITVNLLEGFKSCDSDYDKLFTLMGASFPKRLRYLYWPWALPYFFAGLKVGVSVATIGAVIGEWVGAQSGLGYLMIQWNARLRVDMVFAAILWLTIIGISLWSIVSFLNKKVITWNR